From the Paludibacterium paludis genome, one window contains:
- the rplM gene encoding 50S ribosomal protein L13, whose product MKTFSAKPHEVKREWYVVDATDMVLGRLAAEVARRLRGKHKPEFTPHVDTGDYIVVVNADKLRVTGAKALDKKYYRHTGYPGGIKERTFTELHNQFPGRVLEKAVKGMLPKGPLGYAMIKKLKVYAGTEHPHSAQQPKVLEI is encoded by the coding sequence ATGAAGACCTTTTCTGCCAAGCCGCATGAGGTAAAGCGCGAGTGGTACGTGGTCGACGCCACCGATATGGTGCTCGGTCGACTGGCCGCTGAAGTCGCGCGCCGTCTGCGTGGCAAGCACAAGCCGGAGTTCACTCCGCACGTCGATACCGGCGACTACATTGTTGTCGTCAACGCCGACAAGCTGCGCGTTACCGGCGCCAAGGCGCTGGACAAGAAATACTATCGCCACACCGGCTACCCCGGCGGTATCAAAGAACGCACCTTCACGGAACTGCACAACCAGTTCCCGGGCCGCGTCCTGGAAAAAGCCGTCAAAGGCATGCTGCCGAAGGGTCCGCTGGGCTACGCCATGATCAAGAAGCTCAAGGTGTATGCCGGTACGGAGCATCCGCACAGCGCCCAACAGCCCAAAGTGCTGGAAATCTGA
- the rpsI gene encoding 30S ribosomal protein S9, translating to MNGKYYYGTGRRKSSVARVFMQKGSGQIIVNGKPVDEYFARETGRMVIRQPLALTEHSESFDIKVNVVGGGETGQAGAIRHGITRALIDFSAELKPALSNAGFVTRDAREVERKKVGLRKARRAKQFSKR from the coding sequence ATGAACGGTAAATATTACTACGGTACCGGCCGTCGCAAGAGCTCTGTAGCACGCGTTTTCATGCAAAAGGGCAGCGGCCAAATCATCGTCAACGGCAAGCCGGTTGACGAATACTTCGCCCGCGAGACCGGCCGCATGGTTATCCGCCAGCCGCTGGCTCTGACCGAGCATTCCGAATCCTTCGACATCAAGGTCAACGTGGTTGGCGGCGGTGAAACCGGCCAGGCCGGCGCGATCCGTCACGGCATCACCCGCGCCCTGATCGATTTCAGCGCCGAACTGAAACCGGCTCTGTCCAACGCCGGCTTCGTTACCCGCGACGCCCGCGAAGTCGAACGTAAGAAAGTCGGCCTGCGCAAGGCACGCCGCGCCAAGCAGTTCTCCAAGCGCTGA